TTCAACGGTTTTTACCAGCTCCTTCGGATTCTTCAAAGCAGCTTTTATGTCTTTAAGTTGTTGCAGTTGTTCATTCACAAATGCTTCGGCCCTGGCGCCGGTAACGGCTTCAACGCGGCGAACACCTGCTGCCACAGCTCCTTCGGAAACAAATTTAAATATTCCCAATTCACCGGTAGAGCTGATATGCGTACCTCCGCAAAGTTCCACACTATACGCCGGATCGATCACCACTACCCGTACCACATCGCCGTACTTTTCACCAAACAGTGCCATAGCGCCCAGTTTAAGCGCTTCTTCCTTAGGCATTTCCCGGATCACTACCGGGATGTTCTCACGGATCTTCCTGTTTACAATGGCTTCTATCTGCGCCAGTTCCTCATCGGTTACTTTGGCGAAGTGAGAGAAGTCGAAACGGAGGGCTTCCGCATTCACCAGGGAGCCTTTCTGGGCTACGTGTGTACCCAATACCTGCCTTAATGCCGCATGTAACAGGTGCGTTGCCGAGTGATGGCGCTCTGTGTTGTGGCGTTTATCCTTGTCTACACGCGCTTTTACAGCAGCTGCTGGCTGTGCTGGCAGCTTGTCTGCAAAGTGTATGGTGAGGTTGTTTTCTTTTTTAGTGTCGGTAACATGAATGGTTTCATCGCCGAATTGCAGGGTGCCGGTATCTCCCACCTGGCCACCGCTTTCAGCATAGAAGGGAGTCTGGCCCAGTACCAGCTGGAACTGCTCTTTGCCCTTTGCTTTCACTGTACGGTATTTCAGCAACCTGGTGGTGCTTTCCAGTTCTTCGTAACCAACGAAAACCGAGTTAGGAGTTTCGTCCAGTATCACCCAGTCGCCCATATCCAGTTCTGTGGCTGCGCGGGAGCGGTTTTTCTGTTCCTGAAGAGCTGCATCAAAGCCTACCTTATCCATTGTGAATCCATGTTCTGCAGCAATGAGGCTGGTAAGATCATAAGGGAAACCATAGGTATCATACAGCTCAAATGCTGCTTTGCCATCCACAGTTTTTGCTGTTGCATTCCGGATATAGTCTTCCATACGACGTATGCCGCTTTCCAGGGTACGGAGGAAGTTATTTTCTTCCTCAAACACCACTTTCGTCACGAAGTCTACCTGCTGTTGCAGTTCCGGGAATACATGTGAGAACTGCGCTGCCAGCACGGGTACGAGGTCGTGCAGCAATGGTTTCTTCACATCCAGGAAGGAGAAGTAATAACGCACCGCCCTGCGGAGAATGCGACGGATCACATAGCCGGCGCCGGTATTGGAAGGCAGCTGGCCATCGGCAATGGTAAAGGAAATGGCCCGGATATGATCAGCGATCACACGGAATGCCACATCTTTTTTATCATCTGTGCCTGTATATTTTTTACCGGTCAATCCTTCTGTGGTATGAATGGTACCCATGAAAAGGTCGGTATCGTAGTTGGAGGTTTTACCCTGTAATACCCTTACCAGGCGCTCCAGGCCCATACCGGTATCAACGTGCTTAGCAGGCAACAGCTCCAGCGATTTATCCTTTAACCGGTTAAACTGCATGAATACGTTGTTCCAGATCTCAATCACCTGGGGATGATCAGCATTCACGAGAGTTTTACCGTCTACCTGCGCTCTTTCGGCATCCGGGCGACAGTCCACATGAATCTCGGAGCAGGGA
The genomic region above belongs to Chitinophaga sp. 180180018-3 and contains:
- the alaS gene encoding alanine--tRNA ligase, with amino-acid sequence MTASEIRQQFLDFFASKGHQIVPSAPIVIKNDPTLMFTNAGMNQFKDYFLGNRVPPHTRVADTQKCLRVSGKHNDLEEVGIDTYHHTMFEMLGNWSFGDYFKKEAIAWSWELLTEIYKIPKNKLYVTVFQGDASENLPKDEEAYNFWKEHISEDRILLGNKKDNFWEMGDTGPCGPCSEIHVDCRPDAERAQVDGKTLVNADHPQVIEIWNNVFMQFNRLKDKSLELLPAKHVDTGMGLERLVRVLQGKTSNYDTDLFMGTIHTTEGLTGKKYTGTDDKKDVAFRVIADHIRAISFTIADGQLPSNTGAGYVIRRILRRAVRYYFSFLDVKKPLLHDLVPVLAAQFSHVFPELQQQVDFVTKVVFEEENNFLRTLESGIRRMEDYIRNATAKTVDGKAAFELYDTYGFPYDLTSLIAAEHGFTMDKVGFDAALQEQKNRSRAATELDMGDWVILDETPNSVFVGYEELESTTRLLKYRTVKAKGKEQFQLVLGQTPFYAESGGQVGDTGTLQFGDETIHVTDTKKENNLTIHFADKLPAQPAAAVKARVDKDKRHNTERHHSATHLLHAALRQVLGTHVAQKGSLVNAEALRFDFSHFAKVTDEELAQIEAIVNRKIRENIPVVIREMPKEEALKLGAMALFGEKYGDVVRVVVIDPAYSVELCGGTHISSTGELGIFKFVSEGAVAAGVRRVEAVTGARAEAFVNEQLQQLKDIKAALKNPKELVKTVETLLQDKTALEKQLEAMELEKVRALAAGLRGEAEQINGVNFLGRIVNVSNAEGLKQLAMQLKNDIPDHVLVFVANIGGKASVALSIDEKLVASRGWEAPKLIKEQIAPLIKGGGGGQKSFATAGGQNIDKLDQVVAEVKKAISL